The Triticum urartu cultivar G1812 chromosome 5, Tu2.1, whole genome shotgun sequence genome contains the following window.
gattacagatcaagaacccataagtatcaatggttagtgtgctgtcaatttatcccatttcagattggcaaaataagatcacttgctctgtatagtttaatttacatggtatgaagaaggaacttagTTGTACGACTGAAAACTtgaattgagaaggacaaacttttgtttatgaactggagtacataataaactttaaacatgcaatttgatgcgaacaccaaaaataaacagctgttgcagtcatgcctaaccaaatatacacaacaaagtttgaaggcttgagaaggacaaacttacattattggtgaaggcaggctctataaagcccttgtccatgctgatggggggggggcaattcaagaagtttaccacagaatcttctacataagcattgcctttattctacattttgttaagagtaaatatagatgtgacaatataagaaaaaatggagaatatttaagataagatgaagagtgatgctacataaccaagtagctataaatgtaagtacaacgatacaggcaaaagatacagccaagagcaatgcagagctaaacttcttcagtaccatcggtgttatccaaccttatggtaagagtaaatatagaatTTATTTgcagaaaatggagggcaaaggaaaataagctacagaatgatggtacatgaacaactacctgtcaatataagtacactgataaaggacaccaggtacttacaagaacaatgcagagctaaaaaaatgtgattggcattggatatattctacactaatgtaaccattcatatagatcagataatttggagtgAACAATTGATAAgaaagctatcatgcatactgctgtcacataatgaaccaggtatgtatgcatgtacagtgatacaggacaacaggtactaccaagagcaaagcagcgggcagcatatttgcgatatcttgttgttcttttcaaaccggaattctttttcgagcagatttcctgcaaaaaagatccgtaagacacatgcggaaaagtagaagttcaaattgtcatgtgatatcatagacaatacctcatcctcgggcataacaaggtttttccattcaatgtcttctaaatttagcacaagAGACTTCACCAGAGATTCGTTTAtggacttgccatcaaagtgtgatttcttCAGGTAACACTGATACTgttgcaatgcttccttgaaaagcgcaagcaagctttgctcatcatgactatccagattgcccctcgcctacttacaacaatgtaatgtaaatcattgatatgttcaatcagcagaaaacaggaaaataatcaccatgaataatagcacttacacgtaagtgggacaggaagatgtgaaaatggtatttgtcttcactataatcttcccatgatgggaatatatgcatgtagtccctaacaacattgaaagcattgtattttaaactgggaataactggaatggggttccaatctgtaggaattggccgtctctgcagttaggataggtcttcggccggtggacttgctgcactttttgctggggtgggatttttctgtggtacggctggtgctatggcaactgaaattggcataccttttgctggagtgcaggtcctgtgtggtgcggctagtggtgtggccagtgaagtacgggtacagtctgctggagtcggtcctacgttttgtgtcactggttgtacaaccaatataagtggggtgctgtctgatttctccggcacaaacacattttcaaggactttgctggtgctcgttcaggttcggcaatcaccctcttcctttttgatgtctgatgcacaagaacatcatttgagtggaaaaacatggtatgatgacagatggaatatgtattgataatggatgggcatggcatctcgacatatatgatgagtaaactaagcagatggcggtgcaacaaagtagaagaaatgcaagacaacatatgcaagatacgcacaatcaataaaaccttgccaaattagaacaggcaccttgatgggtgaacaggacaggccatctgcctttgactcctcgaggttagaatagtcattaggatcatattctaaacaagaatcaacaggtggtgagcgtatgagtttcattgcaacCAGAATgccactcaatgccttggtgccaattttgtaagtcattgcggTGTTTAGcatcaagagtggactgctgctagtgcgacacaaagcagctacacagatcatagtgtagatataacgggaaaaccgtaagcatcggagtaaaatcagcaaagtggaacttgctggaatatatgtgctagtattgccggtacggcgaaagccttcggataccagctctcttcaactgaaggtgcggtactgttaatatcagtgtaactctcaaaggcaaCACAGCTCCCcacatttccttgctattcttataggattcaagtgggcaggccactacaaatcctattcccatGTTTAAAAAATCCTACGAATCGATCGTATAGACCTCGACACTACAAATGTTCCTGCTCATattcactacaaggaacatactgtagtactttcatactccctccgttccagaatataagtcttggtagagatttccactatggatcacatacagatgtatccaaatacattttagagtgtagattcactcattttgctccatatgtagtccatggtggaatatatacaaagacttgtatttaggaatggagaaagtacttattaaagaagaacggaagaggaacatgctaaagaagagcaagtagattttggataataaaatgttcgttgcgtagtgcccacacatgatgaaccagagcgcattaagaaagcaactccctggtgtctctctatatgtggtgcacaTGCTTTTTtgaaagtaaagtaggaacattagctgaccaattaaatgttatctgttttagtaatatcagcatcatatcagattcgtacttgagcaacaagtttggaattatgagtggcacgttgtttagcttgatggattcaggagTAGTGCTAAGCAGGTACaatgatggtactgaatataaaggcatgtctgcatttggatcagtcgaccatttcaggcggttggatgaagatcctacatctcctaacccttcttcttccttgtctctaattcttcccatacagaacaccgcatgGGCCCCCGGCCGGACCATCGGCCCCCACCGCccgtgttcctccgccacccccacccccgcccccacccgcgtcgagttttcttcgttcggagAGGCCCTGCCACCGCCCCCCAACAACCAaagtccccacccgagccccttcattcgcaccggcgaactctggcaagctctgaaaaatcgactgacccaattttgaaatttagtctactgtcatttaactagtgtggaatataaaaggcgaaaaccataagcattgggagtatagtgttgagcgtgccatggcggatcagAAGGTGCAAACCgaacaaaggcaacttcgcaaccaatgttttctctcaactagcaagtaagtgatggacaagaaatcagagtaaagcagtggcgatctattttcttgctgcgataaataagttgagcagatacgaaagagtactgCCTCTGGTGCGGTGTtgtgtatgcatctgctgagaatttgacggtgctgcggtagcgatggctgtcggcggcgtggaagcagatctaggagggtagacggtggcggcggggcgcggtggatgagacggtcgtaggagcggcgccagcaaggtggacgacggtagggaggaagcgagaggacgggatgcatggatcccggtctgaagccgtggatcagagaggtcgatctcttgtaatggacggcggtgtcagggtatcagctccggcatggtggaggaggacggcggtggatggggtggcagacgtaggaggctggggtggagagggtgttttggcgcccacggagtacgaatggggaaatggagatggagaggaagggggaaccatgtcttcagggcgtGCTTGTCttaaatgcgaggaaatttacaaacttagcccccgtttcaaatttcctacatcacagcaatattagtcggttggggataggactgtaatctcgcatacactgaatatttgccgacgagagtttgtttttggcgcccaccatgtatgaatcggggagggagtagatttcggccgaggacacactgtgttttggcgcccaccgtgtatgaatccgggtgagaggcggttatgtcacgttCGAGTGAAATtgcaaacctacccctatcgaaacctatagaaatcgagcagataggctttgcgaggcagggataggcagtagtaatttccatctcgcagattttggtttcgagCAGTTACTGTGACTTTCCcggcttcgttcaaattttgcagagtgcacatttaccatgccaactcaattcgaatcccgtttgtattctatgtTTTTCGGGTGGgatccattttcgattggaataaaattctatatacatcattttttaatatatactttaaaaagcacaacaaagaattctgctcctttatatgtataatatgatttacaaatacaatgatctcaaaatcataaggttgaattcaaaaaattaaaccaaattatgttctactaaaatgtatggatcagtaatatctacatattaaataacatagatgcgcgtgaattcatatgagtatgcatgtttgatagatcaattttggtttgagtatggattacatgtatcatcatcttgaattcaaatatttgaatcccttttatgttcactcctttcatgcccatctctctcgcatgcatgctccttcatgtagctatcactctcttttctccagctcacccgcacgctcacttcatgtttctcctatcctcgcaaacatggtctctcgacgtctcccttgagaagtgtcacactctccctatcattatacattacacggttttcattatctctcacgtctctaccgttctctcgtatcactaggtacctaagctttctttttcaccgccatgcacacagtctccactcgtctttcactttgtctttctctctatgggattctctcacacaccctatatgtctctagatatgaatcataccactaaaattactctctctctctctcctgtagacacaacatttgttgcagtttccttttcgtctccatcctagactgacattattcatttgtttaccgatcagacaaactccccccctctctctctctctcacacacacaactCATGCTTCCACTCCCGTTCCCTGACTACCGTCTCTCTGtctcacacacaaaactctcaCTTTCGCACCCCCGTCTcatatttctctcacaaacatttatcgactagcctctagataggtttatacagccgcacactcgtgcttccactatcgcatacatgtctctctcccgctccttgtatccatgtagatttttcttcccttcttgagacacgccctctcgatcatgcacacacacactatcgcctcattttaagctaatacctctcgcacacacactctttgtgtctttttcacacatgcactccgtcctcctcctctctccctctctctcacacacacatgggctttttgcaagaACTAGAAAGATGcacatgcgttgcacggaacatgaagatgcatttctatgagtagtttatcttgtgggagaaaaggatgaacaagggaaggccttatttgcaagtgtggagaggggtgtgggtatctttttgcaaaattgccatagtttccttcctatccgtcagatatagatcggacggcctatattgcaggatgcatgcacacgatcatcaccgactatgcttcttataagagtagggataaaaacagagttggtgatcaTGGTGGGcctaccatcctgcaatataggttgtccgatttatatctgacggatatgaatgaaactatggcaatttacctgcactcctctccacatttgcagataaggccttcccttgttcatccttttctcccacgagatcttgatgttccgtgcaacgcactggcatcttgctagtaagagtagaaattagacatataccacttctcgaatcttgaaaccaacaacattcctcccttatctcatcaaaaccgccaaaggaatatattttgagtgaaacataacattttttagtgatatacgtatttcaaaactagatttttttttctatcaaatcggtgaatatgtattaatctactcagatcgtgtggcaacgcattggcacattgctagtagttattataattttgtggacaccagacaaacggtggagtacatatacgaagagaataTGCGCATGCACGCAGTCGGTCTCTCgttgtctcgcacacatgagtgttacgtaaaggcaacgttaacaaataaaccctaaaaccctaggtgcacgattaCCGCATTCGTAGGTaccgggtacatggtggagcgcacctttgtaggaataatcagctcgcgtgataatatgatccgtaggagttgatggtcgggaccaccgGTGAACGACTTGGAGGCGGTGGCTCGCTAGTTGCCATAGATCAAGTAGCCACGTTTTAAATATCattttttagcggggttaagagttctGATTTTCAATGGCCCGTTATAAgtactaagtagtttttagaacgattggtatggagcgaaaatggaattcatagtactacctACTACGtgcctccttggcgtatggttgtatgggtttatgttgcaaGATGTTGAACCTGGAAGTTGTAGGGCAAATACTATGTTTAGATTTAGAtgttggttttcagtaatgaacatcggaagggggaaacccttctttgattaaaaaaactactacctccgttctgttttactagtccccatcgtttTTTGGGTTAAAATTTGTCcatgaattttacttgtaaaatgtgaatggagaatgagattttgttatacgcaaacaaaaaaggactggagggagtgattgctctgacacggacgtGACCTCTCATAGCACAtgcattgaaccggcgcgccggccaagagggccccactcgctgcaggcccggctgaacacgcctcctcgccgcatgcaaccggcttcagactgccccacctgccttcattgaatccgcgtGTGTGCCGGTAACACGTCcttctgtaacatcccaaattttcaatttggaatgttatacattagatcatcatgcatatcttattttcttgcattttggtcgatcctagaaatttcacgcaactcaaggaccttcggagagagttggagatttcgttattttcatatttgagagttttctcgaatttgaaaagaggatcatttgatttatttatttcatcttcaattatttttccgatatcaaaatatgagagagggaataatatgactttcccaaaatataggaaaaatgaagatttaataaatagatcaaatttcgttttccggtggttgtttgtttttctttggatagggaaaaatgcgcgttttcgaaaattgcattttaggtccgtagaaaagttcattttgttcgactcatttttaggagtcggggaaaatttactttagggtttttggagcccgtttagtttttctttttcttgtttttctgcgcgcggaaccagttaaaaaaaaactcccgcaggccagccgggccaaaggcccagccaaccgccgccccagcctccctgtgcgccagcgccaggcgcaggcggccaggactctaggctagcccccttttccttgtttcatttgtccttttcctactctatttcttgtcccctaccccaagtaatctctcccctctcctatataaatacccccatagacccccccctctcctcacaccaaaaacccaaaccccctctcctccccaagccgcgccccaccccgcgccctcacccgccgccgccgcccctatagtgccgctgccgccgccctagcacaccgccgtcgccaccgttcgccccgcctcgccggaggtagccccgcgcctctctttttcttccccgcggttcggttcttttaaaagaaaccgttccggttttcttttccggtttttctctctgattcttcgtttcggtttcttttccgaaactctagatcggttttccgttttctttttcggtttcttttccgaaaaccctagatcggttttcgttcttctttcggaccgttcgtctcaacaaacgtgatcaccgattattcccggttaacgacgcccgttcgtttaaccgttcgtctcttttcgttggatttattccgcgatcgcgatctcagatccgatcttcgttctagtttatcttctcgcccgtttatcggaatcaagtgattcaagtgcctggagtttcgtctcgaaaacgccgttccgtctaattaacttgaacaagttttttctatggtaaaatttgacctagtttcaacgtGCTAGAACCGAGTGGTTTTCTTCCGCCATTTGTTTTcccgtcgtttgttcggttcgttctttctttgcaaccggagttcttaagttgaactttctggttcgttctctcgttcgagttttacttgtgcattagatgagtacttattgtgtggttactattgtttccttacgatagattgaccggagtgtgacgagtagatctatcaagaatTTTAagtgcaaatcatcttcatctacattgcaggcaagttcacactttgatcataccttttctgcaacccagttttattgcattagatcaatcctctcatattgcatgattaggatctaattaaattgtgggatgggaagtagatgaggtagtacctattacctgtttattatcaaacctttgggagttacttctacgtttgcttattatgccatgctatgctagtagacttggattgggtgagtgatatccatgacagatgtgagttgataatttttaatggtttatctaaggtggccacttaaacacacatctgggtggattgaggcacctgtctatcaggacttgcctattttattttggaccgccacccaggctcaaagggatcataagataattcatgctagaaacttccgtgtgcagccacatgctactatgggctctggcatagttgactaagttgtgcgaactcttacggggtggactagcagatgtaggggttgtaggtggtacggtctaccccacatgtaaggtgctagcgcttctgaaagactatgtctcggtcatccgtttctcaaacaccatgtagtgcgagaaaacacacgcaggcgatcgagtcatgtggggaaaagtgcgcaaacctctgtagagtgtacaaactaatcatgattagccgtgtccccggttatggacatctcgagtatctagttcttggattatcctgttggtctcatcacgttactttaaatgaatattgttgggtttaatgatgttgcttaattgggattgagaatgctgtcaaccattctcaatgttcaacaaccaccatgatagttaattaaaatgtattcctttgaagtagggaaaaattggctttacgcaaaaaccttataaccatagagcttttccaccagccaaatatgcatgtagtgatagccattgttcatcattctctatggtgtgaatttgctagtacattcgatgtactgacccgtttcgggctgcaatgtctcatgttgcaggtttcttacgacgagtaagtgatacgttagggttacgatttctacactcaactttgccgttggtgttgatgggaatcctcaactttgttgcttccgctatatggattgaggtaatagtatttacgttactttatacatgtgatttacctctgttataaatccttcgagtactgtgtgtgtcagcataccgctccagggatgacacttaagcacagagacttgacccattcgggtcgggtcgctacaccttccgcgagccggccggcattttagaacacaaaaagtgaccaaaatataattaattatgcatggtcttgacttgttgtgctcgcactggtagcaggaactagagGTTTTTGTTTATTCATAACTCTCCTcaattttttttggctttgaagtgaatcatggttgtggacattatgtatgaatgtggagatatctgtgaacatgagtttgatgtggaagttgaacttggaatgtcgggcttgcgcgtgaactataccgtgtccaatgcttcgtctgttattttttggaaagtaattgctgttattacatgacccgacaggcatgctgactggataaacatttgagcCTAGCTACTAtcaaggaaattttgtattgacaacaattttagatagcaggagacgcctagcctgctctgcctctgctagcttatttctggcttcttccatctcttctttggcatgggtgaagagagcatctgattgttcttttcgcttcttcaggaacttagctacattctcaagggctactgcaagctttctttcagcctttactagagccacaaggacacgaacagctgacgactccacctggcttgtgtgtaatccagcatcatctgggaacttccaccttgtgtctaatctaacatcattagggaactagcaccttgtgtgtaatccagcctcattctggaaacatgatctcaaggttgaccatacttccctcctcgcaggatctgcatcctgacatgaagtaaCTTCTTTTTTAGATAATTACTCAGAGCAAcccagatccatttagtagaagccagataaacagaactgggagaagtgaattcaaaaggaaaaaaaataaaaaaacagactacaaggtgagaacacccacttcctacatcaagctaaaaatgaaatcattaggacgattaagactcttcttatgacacatcgaagaacacgaggcttaagagaaacagaaactacaacatatacacattgaagaacacgaggctaaacaaaagtaattgaaagggtgttacttaccaaagctcgttttacaggttcggtgcagctcctctttaacttgccacgctccttgaagatgtccccaatatcccatgtttggtcttcattgctcctctgtaTGTTCGCACTCGTgattttaaaatctcaacatggcaagaaaatatactactagtaatactcacgcatcttgtgggcaacattaaagcactcatctgccatgttagagcatctccaacagaatcgCAACGCGCGGCGCTTTAAAAAAGTATTTACAGTGCTGATATCGAGAAGTAGAGATAGAGAGTAGAGGATAGTTCTcagcatagatagataaaaaaaATAGATTATTCAACTACTCCTCGTCGTCCGACTCCTCCTGGGTGATGTCCTCCTCTGATGTCTGACTGTAGGCGTGAAGATACCGATCGTCGTCGGATTCCCAGGGGGACGCTACTCCTAGCCTCCTGTTGAATTGAGCGTCCGCTTTTCGCCTACGCTTGTCCTCGTGATAGGCGGCTCGCTCCGCCCTCCTCTTATCCCTCTCCGCCCTCCTTTGCTCGTAGAACTCGCGCTTGTTGATGATGTCCTGCAGGAAGCGTTGGCGCCACAGTGCCATGGCTTCCTCATCCATCTCAGCGATGCCGAGACGGTGCTCCCGCCTCCGGTTGTTGCGACGATCCTCGTCAGTGATAAGCCGCGGCAGAGGCGCGAGCTCCTGTGCCCGCTCCCGCGTTGGCACGTTGGGGAAGTTGAATGTTATATGAGGCCACCGGAGGCGCCACGCCGCTGCGTCGTACGTGCGGGCGGCCTCGTTGGCGGTGTCGAAATTACCGAGGCCGAGGCGCATCCTATGGAACCGGATCTCGGTGGAGAAGCCGCCGGAGGGGCGCGCGCAGATGCCGCGGTATCCCCAAGTTTCCCGGCGACGCGGCGGCATGGTGGCGCGCGGCGGCGAGGCGAGAAAGAGTGGGGAGAGAGCGGTGGCGAGGCACAGAgcggggagagagcggtggcAAGGCATAGAGTGGTGGGAGGGCGTTGGATTTTATAAAGCGCTCCGGACACCGCGCGCCAAAACTAGCGCACGCCCGGCCGCTTTTTCCCACACGCGCGCAATCTTTTCCCGACGTCTctgctatctctactctcttctctactgttatatttatttaatatttaatatttatctctactctctattttttctctactttttccctactcttataaaaaatatagttggtgatgatggtgttcctgccatcctccaatataggccatctgatttatatccgacagataggaaggaaactgtGGCGATTTttcaaaaagatacccacacccctctccgcatttgcaaataaggcattccctcgttcaatccttttctcccacaagataaacacctcatacaaatgcatcttgatgcgtgcaacgcatggcaatcttgctagttct
Protein-coding sequences here:
- the LOC125506848 gene encoding ethylene-responsive transcription factor ERF010-like; amino-acid sequence: MPPRRRETWGYRGICARPSGGFSTEIRFHRMRLGLGNFDTANEAARTYDAAAWRLRWPHITFNFPNVPTRERAQELAPLPRLITDEDRRNNRRREHRLGIAEMDEEAMALWRQRFLQDIINKREFYEQRRAERDKRRAERAAYHEDKRRRKADAQFNRRLGVASPWESDDDRYLHAYSQTSEEDITQEESDDEE